The Oncorhynchus nerka isolate Pitt River linkage group LG3, Oner_Uvic_2.0, whole genome shotgun sequence genome includes the window attacttgttagatattgctgcattgtcagaactagaagcatttcgctacactctcattaatatctgctaaccatgtgtatgtgaccaataaaatttgacttgatttgatttgatttactgctCTTGTGGTGGTGTCAGATCTGCAAAGAAAGTAAATCATTTGACATCAGATGTGATAAAGCTGACCAGgggcagactgggacaaggattCTGCCCTGTATTTTATCCACACCGGCCCACTGCACTGCATGCACACCATCTCGTCAAGCCCCtcacccagtctgtctgtgttaAGCCTTATGTTACTAAAACCAAGCTAACAACTTTGGCTATATTGCAAATTAGTGCCTGTCATATGTGTTCCCCTGAATCAGCACCTACCCTCAGTATGAATTACTGTTACCGGACTTTTCCCCTGGTGTTACTGGTGCCACTAACTTTTACAGTGGGTGGCACCAGCCCTCGATTTGGTCGATGAGTAATCACCTGATAAAGTCATTCTTAGGGTTTTATTAAGAAGTATCATAAATAGACTACTGAGCTATTTAAGAAATACGTTATTTAATCTAACACGTTCAAGCAGGAATGGATGATTCAAGATATTTTGATGGGAAACCTAATCCAGTTATTGTCATGAAGTTTGGGTTGACAATTAGTTGATAGTTGCTATTTTACTGTCAAAATAGGACTCCAGAATATCCTGATCTTGTTGTTCAATAGAGATTAATTACATGTATATTTTTGTGCACTAACTAATATCATAGGCTAATTAATTTGGGGAAGTTTATGTTTTAttagtggtatgtacaggatgCACATGGTATGCACCGTCCAACTAAACACTTACCTGCCATTTCCTTCTCGACAatacaacaacaataagaaaataagaaaagataagaatacgaacataaagtaaatggctcagtagaatataatacatgttttagcataagtataatacaggccacaatttatagtccaatatttacacatgtatcAGGGAAGGGGGGTTGGGGGACAAGTGTTTAAATTGAGCAATATTAGCAATAGTAAATACGATTCTGGTATCAGCAGTTGTGATATGTGTGAGTGACCGCATGTGTGctgttcgctgcagctagcgactggaacgagccgcAACAAACAACTTGCCAGTCCGGGGTGCAACCGGTCAAGACGTCTCGATGGTGCAGTGGTAGTATTACTAGAGAGGACCTTGGGTGGCATGCCGCATTTCTACAGCCGTCTTAGGAAGTAAAGGAACTGTTGCGCCCTCTTTACCTGGTGTTGGTGGTCCATGTCAAAACACATGAACTAGATCGCTAACTCTAAATATAATACCCACTGTTAGTAGCAGTGGATGTATTCATCCAACagtaaatgtaatgttctttaaaAACGTTGCAGTTGTAGGCTACTACCACGAGACCTATAGTCTAAATCCTTGCAATGGCCATTGCACATTTCACGCATGCTGCTCACTATCTCAAAGCCATATCAAATATCTTGGTTGTAAAATAGTAACTATTGAGCTGGATATTGAGAAATTCAAATTATACCTTCAGAAAGCTGAGACACTGTTCTCTTTGACAGGGACAAGGGGACAAATCTTCCAAAATTGTGTTTTTCCcacaattgcattttgaaatATTGTGCCCTCGCTGGGGGCGCAGGGTCAGATACTTCCATTACAGGAGTCATAAGAATAATGCACTTCACTTTTTGACCAAATCATGGCTTTTAGCCGCCCCAAAAAAAGGACGTTTTTACAATGTAGAATGTGCTCTTTCTACATTAATAGGCACACTTTCTGTTTTTTACAATCCATGATCTAAATGATGACAGAATTGGAGCAGGTCTCTTTGCTGATGCTGCTTTTGACGTTGAATGGGAGTTTGAGTAACCAGAAAACCAGGCCTGCCAATCTTGGTAGGGGGGCCGGCCGTTGCCCACAGCCAAAGGCTCATTATGGATTAGTATAAGAGAGAAATTGCACAAACATTTGACTAATTAAATATTTACAGGCCCATTGGTcaccttttcattttttttatttttattcaaaATCTATATTTTATGTGTGTGTCAATTTTGACCAGTCCATCCAACAAAAAATGGTCTAGCCCATCTGGCATATGCCAGAGGACCAATCCGCCTCTGAAGCTGACCTTAAAATTAAATAAACATTTATTGACTTCCACAATTTTCCCTTAACATTCACAAATTATTTGTATTGCGTCGTCCGAGTATTTTTATTGCGTCGTCCGAGTAAGCCCTAAATGGACCCTGGTTGGTTAATTTATGATCATATACCCCCACCCAGTGGATGTACTTGATATTACAGGTGAAGAGGACATGAACGATGATGCTGTTTTGTTCAACAGTTTATTGAAAAGTCCCTACTTCCGGTATTGATTTCCCTTAGTTGAACATGTCAAAGGATGGAAACAATTAACTACATATTTCAATAGCCAtacaatatatttttttgcagAAATCAATCAATGTTTCTGGCTTTCTGAAAGACCATTCATGCCCATAATGCATTCCTCTTCGTGACAATAGGTACAATGATGCAAAAGTGTAAGAATGGTGTTAAATTCAGACCTTCAACTCCTGAGTACATACCTTCGTCTCCTGAATACAAACCAAGTAATCTTATTTTTTAGGTCTTCTTGCTCTCTTGAGAATATTGAGATGGAGTCAGTCGTTAGTGATGAGTGCGCTGAGGTTGAGCCAGACCAGGATGAAGTGGGCCTAACTGTGGCGACATGTGTGGTTGAGACTTCCAACGTTTGCCCTGTGAATGTTACCGAAGATTTTTTGAAAGAGTGGATTCCTGCTTTTTGGCCGACCCACACGTTTTGTCAAGCTGGGTAAAGGACAAACTAGGAATGGTTACATCTGGGGTTTGGAGAAGTGGAATTGATTAGATGCTTTGTACATCCTCTGCACAGAAGAAGCGGTGCTTCACACAGCTCGAGGTTCAACCTGTGGCTTTGCTCTCCGGAACAGGGAGCCACACAAAGAGGTGATCAGTGGGGTAGCGTTCAGTGTCGAGGTGGATCAAATGAAAAATAATATTCCTGGTGTTTCTGACAACCGCAGTTTGGAGAGAAGTAGACCCGGTGGTAATGGTAGGcatgttgagaacaagttctcatttacaactgcgacctggccaagataaagcaaagcagttcgacacatacaacaacacagagttacacatggagtaaaacaaacatacagtcaataatacagtagaaaaataagtctatacaCAATGTGAggaagtgaggtgagataagggagggaaAAGGCAAAAAAggtcatggtggcgaagtaaatacaatataacaaATAAAACACAGGAATGGTTGTATTGTTGAGCTTTGACACATAGTTTCTACCTGATAAATTCAGGTTCGATTATATTTGCTATTCTATGAGGGTCCATGTTTCCGAACCCGCTACAGTGGTTGAGGTGCCAAGGATTCTGacatgttgcagcagtgtgtagaAGGGAGATCCCAAGATGTGAGAAAGTTGCAGGAGGGCATAGTCAGAGGGAGTGTACAGTTGGGATAGAGAAAGCACTGTGCGTCAACATGCACGGGTGAGAGAGCGACAGGTTGAGATTGCCAGAGTTTGAGTTGGGCAGAAATGTTCCTATACTGAGGCAATGAAGAGACTAGAGGATAGCCCAAGGGTGAGTGATTCGACTGTGAGTCCCCCAGTGAGTCGGCCTGAAAAGAGAGGTCCAAAGAGGATGAGTTTTAgtattttatttaatctttatttaattaggtaagaacaaattcttatttacaataatggcctacaccagccaaacccggaagACACTGGGACAAttttgcgccaccctatgggactcccaatcatggccggttgtgattcagcctgaatttgaaccagggtgtctgtagtgacgcctctagccctgagatgcagtgccttataccGCTGATTTCTTGTATTTATAGCCATGGTGATCAAATGCACTGTGCCGTTGGTGCGAAAATCACAGAAGATATACGTGGTAGTTGCAGCAGGGAAATATTTGGGGGTGAGAGATTTAAGTGCTGATGTTCTATAGGAAGATGGTGTAGGACCTTTTTGGGTGAAAGTAGTGGGTATTGTATAGGtgcagggttagatagtggtgcaATATAAGACTCTCCCATGCCCCTTTTTCTTGTTGTTTGTGACCAAAATGTGCAATCCGCACTCTGACCTGCGACAAGCAGCAAAACACCACACAGCGTCTATTCTTCCGGAAAGCCACACGAAGAAGATATACGTGACACGCGAGTCATCTGATCTACGTTAGAGCAAAAGGGGAATTATGTTGCTGGAAAATCGCCGAAGGATGGAGACTTTATTCAGCGTAACGTTTATCTTCTGCTCGGCTTTTACGGCAGGTAAAACTTGGAAATCTTGTATCTGATTATTTAGCTACTGATGTAGATCGTTTTCTGGAAATGATCTCATGGGGATGTTATAACGTTAACGATTCATTTGCATTAATGAAAACGGTAACGTTAGCTAAGAGGCACTAAcagttttagctagctaacgctaaAGAAATGACTTTAAAGAACACTTCCAATCGTGTTGATATAAATATTGTTGGCAATTTGTGGCAAGCCGTGTCTTTTCCCTTATAAATATGTTATAACGATTAAATACTGTTTTTTAGTTGGGCTAATTTCCCCAGCTTGCTAGTAAGCTAACTTGACAGCCTGACCGCCAGGCAACAACAATAACCACCGAACTGGAACGACAAAACATGAACTAACATGATGAGCCATTTCCTGCAGTTTTACCCCGTCTGTTGTTGTGCACAACACTATCTAGCAATATGGCTATGGTTCATTGTAAGCTGTCTTACTAACCAGACTCACAGGGCACAGTCTCGGCTAGCCAGCTGTATCACGTGACATACAGCATTCATTAGTCGGATTCTGTTGCTAAACGTTTGGTGTATTGCACATCGTTTACTCCAAACGGAAGACGTTTTGAACGATAACGATAGTTTTATATTGGAAAAATTCAGGACGGTCCCTCCACGTTTCGTTCTACTTGCTTCCGTTTGGTTCCTATAGTTACTATTGCAAAACGTTTGCAACTGACAAAACGTTTTGAATTGGCATCCAACTAATGAATACACACCATATTCGCTTAACTTCCTCAAAAATCCTTCTGCTTTCCCAGTCACGAGACTCCGGCTAACTAACTATCTACTGTAGCTTGGCATTCCCATTCATTAAATGGCTGTCTTTCACAGTTTGTAATTAACAGGCAAATGGCAACACCATACTATCAGAACCCACCTAGATGAACCTCCAAAAGTCATATTATGTGGCCCTGGTGTCCCCTCCACCTACACCATATTGAACTCCAAACAGTAGCTAGCTTTGATAAGTTAGAAGTTGTTTATAGACAATATTATTTGAACCAAACCAATTCCTTCTGTTTTCCCTCAGGCGTTCAGGGGGACAGCCTCACCATATTGCAGGCCCCAGGGTACGTGTCCTTCCAAAAGGGAGACTGGCCAATCTCTGGGGAGAAGATTCCAGATATGGTGGCTCTGACTATGGGGTTCTCTGTCcaggaggtacacacacaccaggaccTGAGGACAATCAGACCTGACCCGATCATTGAAAAAAATACAATTGAGAATCAAACAGACCCTAGAACAATCGGACCGGAAGAGAACTTGACCTAACCCATACCCTAACAGTATCAACCACACCCGATTAGACCCCAAACATTATGTTTATCAGCCAAGTTGCTCTTCTGCTTAACAAATAGGTCTTTATATTATATTGACCAGGCCTTCTATATGTCAATAAATTAACCGTATTCACATAAAATAAATGTCCCTTGGGTCCGGGTCAGGTCCTGTTTGATTGTCATCGGGTCTATGTAACTACAGCTGATAGACCAGAGTGGACCTGACCACAGCTCTGCATAACCTATAGCATAAGTTTGAATTTGGGGGTTGGGTCTCAGGTATATCGCGTCCACTTGCACCCGTGAAGACCCACACAGGCACATATCCTATGTTTGAACAGGTGCGCAAGCCTCTGGTATTTTACATGATACTCTAACATCTGTGTTTGTAGGATCTCTCCTGGCCAGGCCTCCGGGCAGGTCAGTTGTTCCAGCGTCCCAGGGCCAACgtgctggtggtggtgaggggggTGGACAGCCTGGCCCTGCCCCAGAATGTGGCATCCTATCCCTTGGAGAACGTGAGTGAGGCCAGGCTCCCCATCAGGGGTGATGGTTGAGCAGCAGCAACGTTCTAATTCGAATGAGATTCTTCACCAAGGCTCTGTTATTAGTAACTCttcccttgttccctctctcctctagccgGTACCCTTCACCCTGGACAGTGTGGCTGAGACGGTTCATTCTCTCTTTGCTGAGGACACTCCTGTGGTCCTCCAGCTGGCCCCTAGTGAGGAGGTACTGTATGGACAGCACATGTGTAAAGGTTTCTTTTTTCCAGAGGGTTTGTATGTGCAGGGGGATAGTAATGttatcaaataaaaatgtatttgtcacgtgcgccgaatacaaaaggtgtagtagaccttactgtgaaatgctgacttacaagcccttaaccaacaatgcagttggtTAGTAGCTcataaaacgtcagccatcccctccggcgccattattgtgtgtgtgtctacgtgtgtcTACAGAGGCTGTACATGCTGGGGAAGGCCAACGCGGTGTTTGAGGACCTGCCTGTGACCCTGCAGCAGATCCGTTCTCGTCTCTCCCAGGATGGCTCCGTGCTGGCCTCCCTGCCACTTAACTCCCTCAACCGCAACGCTGAGGTAACATGTATAACTAGTGCTGGTTCTATCTGCGTCCCTCGGTTAAAGTGAATAAGGGTTGGTTGATCTCTGAACTCTgatcttcttcctctcttcttatAGGCTGATCTGCTCTTCCTGTCTGAGGTCCAGGTTCTGCATGACATCACTGCCCTGGTAAGACTGAATATGTTTTTTGTTGGGCACAGGGGAATTGGATAATTTCAACGCTGGTCATCTGTTGTGGCTAACCCCCTCACCCTCATGTAGCTGCAGAGACACCGGCACCTGGCCCAGGACCACTCCCCTGACCTGTACTCCCTGGAGCTGTCTGGCCTGGAGGAGCTGGGCCGTCGCTACGGACAGGACTCCCCACAGTATCGAGACGCCACCGCCATCCTGGCCAACGTCCTACAGAAGGTaagcacgggggggggggggggggcttcctGGGGGCATCTATATATCAAATAAAATGGTTAGTGGTAGTGGCACGAGTAGTGTTTCTGGGTTTTTATCGCTATACGTGACCACCTGTTTGtcatcttttgctctctctctcctgtgctgTAGTTTGGCGAGGACGTGTTTGGTCTCTATGGTGACAGTGCGGTGGTCGAGGTTGTCACGGTGAAGAGCTTTGAGGCACCATTGACCAGGAAGTCCCGCTCCATCCTGGAGTCCAAACAGATCGTATGTTTGTTTATATTAGCTTCATCTGCCCAGATCTTCTGTTTTTATGTTTTATGTACATATCTAtggatcagtggaggctggtgggaggagctatagaatgatgtctcattgtaatggctggaatggaacggAGTCGATGTGTTTTCTATATTTTTGATATCATTCtaattattccattccagccattacaatgaacttgtcctcctatagctcctcccaacaGCTTCCTCTGCTGTATATATTTATGAGCATGAGCATTTTTAGATGTCTGAAATTCTATACTTCATAGATGAGATTTGCAACTACtgaaatcctctctctctttcctcctttctctcctcatcACACAGAGTAACCCTGGCAGTCCCTATAACCTGGCCTATAAATATAACTTTAATTATGCAGTGATCTTCAACATCGTGCTATGGCTGATGATCATCCTTGCCTTGGCTGTCATTGTCATCTCATACAATCTGTGGAACATGGACCCAGGATATGACAGCATCATCTACAGGATGACCAATCAGAAGATCAGGTTGGACTGAAGTCTGCCCAGCAACACTCCAGCCCTCCAATTAGCCCTCTCCTAGTGGAATTTTATTGTTTTTCTTGTTTTGTGTGAAAAATAAAGATGTGGAGCCTTGGAGTcttagcccctactctctaggtACTTGTTTAGATCTGAGAGAGTTGGATAGGTATAAGCAATATGGTGAAAATAATTCCACCCAGCTTGGTATATAAGCCATGGTCGAACTAATTATAAACCAAATAGCATATACCTATCCAAACTCTCAGATATACACAAGGTGATAGGGGTTGATTGTGGACTGAGGAGTAGACATCAGAATAGCAGTTGTTCAGGTGGAGGTAATAGTTTAATCCAATATGTATGACATGTATGTGAGGTGCAGTTCACTGTAATGTCACTGGTAAGTACTGCAAAGATTGACTATACAGAATTGTAACACTGTAGAGCTGTGTCTGAAGCCTAGTCATGTACCTTCTAGCCCACACTTCACATTTATTTTGAGTGTCTACAGTAGTTGTCCTACTTCCTTGGTGATTGAAAATGTCCTGttttattttttgtaaaaataaaaattattGTAATGCCCTGAAAGACTGAGAATTATATGGTGTGTGTGATGTAAATGATTGTATTTTTTGAGATATAAAACTTAAGTTAaagtgaaatgtgtatatattgaagttAGAAATGCAAATATCTTGAATAAACTGCTGTATTGGTATGGTGAGGTCTGTAATATTCACTGGAATGTTGCATGAATTTTGCAGTTGTGTGACGATATGAAACAGGAAAATATTATGTACAATATGGGCAATAAATTATTTAAAATCATAAGTTTGTGTACTTCAATCAGCAAATTGAATTATGTTTATTAAACCACCATAGTCTACAGAAACCAGTGATACATTGGTACAAATGACCTTGGACAAATTGTCCCACAGTTAGTTTTAGTAAATGTGTCACATGAGTTTATAATAAACACGTTTTCTAATTCAGAGTGATATGTATGACATGTTTACCATCACCAAAAATACTCCTCAATTCACTTATCCAATACATAAGCAGATCACGAGACTAGATCAGACGTAACTATTGCGCTATATAGAAGTAGCCAATCAGTGAAGCCGTGTAGCTATCTGCTCCAATAGAGAGACGAGTTCCTGAAACTCCACCTCTAAGGTTATCTAAGGCATACGTAATTGGGTGTGCTTTTGTGTAACTGGTTTGGTAACAGCAGATCGACTGTACTACTAAAAGACATCATTCAAGCAGCAAGACATTCATCTATCTGACAACAAAAACATCAATTTTCTGAGGAGAAAGAAGAACAGACTCTCGCGCCATGGTTTGACTTCTGATCAAAGGTGCGCGCCGATCTCTTCATTGTAGTTGTTACAAAGTAACATATACGAAGTCATGTTACTCAGGCTATACACATCTATGCCAATGATCTCTTGTGAGGTGTCATTTCAATAATGTTTTTCAAATAAttatctgtctcattctctccatctttcaGCCAGCATCTGGACGGTGAGGAAGATTCGGGCCCACATTGCTgagggagagcaagaggagaAGCCCATCTTCACACCATGTGGTGTTATTGGTAAGAACAGTAATGCCATAGATATGCAACAATGCTGATTGTTATCAACTTATCTACAATGCCATGCAAGAACACTTGCGTTACCTAACAATGCCGTAGTAaagggtgcgttcgtaaattgcttccagtgtgtcagagtgcACTTTGGgttgttcgtaaattcagagggTTGTTAGATTGTcagttggtaaattcagagcgtttcattctcggagcgttcagagcgctCACTGAACGCGCTGGTCGAGAAGGGTTCATCCGAGTGTTCTGACCGAACGTTAACTGGCTATAGTTGGCTAGCTTgtcagctacttccagacacaaatgaccgaacacctcactgaccattttactcaccatgacagagctggttaggctgttatgttatctAGAGCGTTAGTGACtagctgtgctgctggcaacaattgaataCCTTTTTTGCCGACGTTTGACACTGttcatattcaatgggtgttgcgTGTTCGTAAAGTCATCAGTTATTTTGCGCTCTGGCacacagacgagagtgctctacAATCGGAGTAGATGGctagagtgaatttacgaacgcacccaaAGATGCGCTGTCTAAAAATCGCTCGAccttttcctggttgctaaaattctaattgtTCGCCTAATTTCAATTTGTGATAAAACAAAAATGATAGTTTAGAGAAAAATGTGAattttcagctggtgtacaaaaccgaaaggaagacgcaaaaacaaaacttaagaacagGAAGTATACAAataaggcatggatttttttttagGTGGCATTATGTCATATCACTCTGAATTAGGAAACGTGTTTATTATAAACTCGGTGTCAGACTGAGTGACACATTTAATAAAGATCGACCCCTTCTTATACTTGCTTTCAATGACTatggttacatgcacacaatctGGTTATTGTGGCTAGTCAGATTAATATCATAGTTCGATTAAAGTTGACATGCTTTGCAAAAAATAATGATTTCCCCAAATGaacctgtttacatggacacgtGAAATCTGGTGGCACCCTGATGAATGCAGAAAATCGCCAAGCAAAATAAACTTATTTTTGGGAAGcatatttgattctgagttcggATTGCCAATTTAAGGTGTTTAGATTGTAAAGAAAACcaggtgtacagttgaagtcataagtttacatacatcttggccaaatacatttaaaatcagtttttcacaattcctgacatttaatcctttcATCatattctcagtgggtcagaagtttacatacactcaattagtatttgatagcattgccttt containing:
- the LOC115112920 gene encoding renin receptor-like — protein: MLLENRRRMETLFSVTFIFCSAFTAGVQGDSLTILQAPGYVSFQKGDWPISGEKIPDMVALTMGFSVQEDLSWPGLRAGQLFQRPRANVLVVVRGVDSLALPQNVASYPLENPVPFTLDSVAETVHSLFAEDTPVVLQLAPSEERLYMLGKANAVFEDLPVTLQQIRSRLSQDGSVLASLPLNSLNRNAEADLLFLSEVQVLHDITALLQRHRHLAQDHSPDLYSLELSGLEELGRRYGQDSPQYRDATAILANVLQKFGEDVFGLYGDSAVVEVVTVKSFEAPLTRKSRSILESKQISNPGSPYNLAYKYNFNYAVIFNIVLWLMIILALAVIVISYNLWNMDPGYDSIIYRMTNQKIRLD